A section of the Pseudorasbora parva isolate DD20220531a chromosome 2, ASM2467924v1, whole genome shotgun sequence genome encodes:
- the LOC137052087 gene encoding aquaporin-5, whose product MNPLSMFNLMLRDVVSGLFLRGLFCEFLGTVFFLFISLSSVVLWPHAGPLSWDSITDEPLPMLKSSPVCSTNPLHVSLAFGVSLALACVCFGEVHLNPVVTLALVASLRVSPWRAVLLVVAQLLGALSACALLLGITPIALRSNLGINEVAPGVYPYQALLVEMAVTFQLVLCVQAATHPKSVFTTVAPAVTGLSVTLGHLMAIGFTGCGMNPARSFGPAVLSMNFHNHWVFWVGPCAGSLLAWLLHDLLLHPRWSCLGDWVTECKEVLLKDLSKQLRSPENNMEA is encoded by the exons ATGAACCCCTTGTCCATGTTCAATTTGATGCTGAGGGATGTAGTGTCTGGCTTGTTTTTACGTGGCCTGTTCTGTGAGTTTTTGGGAAccgtttttttcctcttcatcaGCCTTTCTTCTGTTGTGCTGTGGCCGCATGCAGGGCCTCTGTCCTGGGACTCCATTACAGATGAACCCCTTCCGATGCTGAAGTCTTCTCCGGTATGCTCAACCAACCCACTGCATGTTTCCTTGGCCTTCGGAGTATCACTAGCCCTGGCCTGTGTCTGCTTTGGTGAGGTTCACCTCAACCCAGTGGTTACCCTGGCATTGGTCGCAAGCTTAAGGGTAAGTCCCTGGCGGGCTGTCCTGTTGGTGGTAGCCCAGCTGCTTGGTGCCCTTAGCGCTTGCGCTTTGCTGTTAGGCATCACACCAATTGCCCTAAGGAGCAACCTGGGGATTAATGAG GTGGCCCCAGGGGTTTATCCTTATCAGGCTCTGTTAGTGGAGATGGCTGTTACATTCCAACTAGTGCTGTGTGTCCAGGCTGCCACTCATCCCAAATCAGTGTTTACCACTGTGGCCCCTGCAGTCACTGGTCTGTCGGTCACCCTTGGTCATCTCATGGCG ATCGGCTTCACAGGCTGTGGAATGAATCCTGCCAGGTCATTTGGTCCAGCTGTGCTGTCTATGAACTTTCACAATCACTGG GTATTTTGGGTTGGGCCTTGTGCTGGCTCTCTCCTTGCCTGGTTACTGCATGATCTGCTGCTGCATCCTCGTTGGAGCTGCCTTGGCGACTGGGTGACAGAATGTAAGGAGGTGCTCCTGAAAGATCTTTCAAAGCAACTCAGAAGTCCTGAAAACAATATGGAAGCATAG